A genomic segment from Portunus trituberculatus isolate SZX2019 chromosome 14, ASM1759143v1, whole genome shotgun sequence encodes:
- the LOC123503621 gene encoding uncharacterized protein LOC123503621 gives MLAQPVPWVPMGDGVRMVAGIWLLTAYIVTAVYRSNLVATLVLPKLQLPFDSLEELGSSGITTWVPKGSRVQQAIMTSPPHSPMGHLMKQLYVGPSIPEGVMGMYNGTWAYTTITRTLHYFLDAHFAQVGSCKLYIASSGFFGASSLSFAFPRGSTLKAEVDRVILRLHDFGLIEHLLQGQVRNSSECLKPVGSSLSRAERPLSISDYFGVLYVYVAGVSLSMVVLAGELIMVLMR, from the exons ATGCTGGCTCAGC cgGTCCCCTGGGTACCTATGGGGGATGGGGTGCGCATGGTAGCTGGGATCTGGCTCCTTACTGCTTATATTGTCACTGCCGTGTACCGCTCCAATCTGGTAGCCACACTAGTGCTACCAAAGTTGCAGCTCCCCTTTGACAGCCTGGAGGAACTAGGCAGCTCTGGCATCACTACCTGGGTACCTAAGGGCAGCCGCGTTCAACAGGcaatcatg ACGTCACCACCGCACAGTCCCATGGGTCACCTGATGAAGCAGCTGTACGTGGGCCCCAGCATCCCTGAAGGCGTGATGGGCATGTACAACGGCACTTGGgcttacaccaccatcactcgcACCCTGCACTACTTCCTCGACGCACATTTTGCTCAG GTGGGTTCGTGTAAACTGTACATTGCCTCGAGCGGCTTCTTTGGCGCTTCCAGTCTCAGCTTCGCCTTTCCTCGCGGCTCTACACTCAAGGCTGAAGTAGACCGCGT TATCCTTCGCCTGCACGACTTTGGCCTGATCGAGCACCTGCTTCAGGGTCAGGTAAGGAATTCCAGCGAGTGCCTCAAACCTGTGGGCTCTTCCCTGAGTCGGGCCGAGCGACCACTCAGCATCAGCGACTACTTCGGGGTGCTCTATGTCTATGTGGCAG GCGTGAGCCTCAGCATGGTAGTGTTGGCGGGTGAGTTGATAATGGTGTTAATGAGGTAG